From the genome of Glycine max cultivar Williams 82 chromosome 2, Glycine_max_v4.0, whole genome shotgun sequence, one region includes:
- the LOC100814444 gene encoding zinc finger protein GAI-ASSOCIATED FACTOR 1, whose amino-acid sequence MTVDLDNASTASGEAASVSSSGNQTKPAAPKKKRNLPGMPDPEAEVIALSPKTLLATNRFVCEICNKGFQRDQNLQLHRRGHNLPWKLRQRSSKEVRKRVYVCPEPTCVHHDPSRALGDLTGIKKHFCRKHGEKKWKCDKCSKKYAVQSDWKAHSKVCGTREYKCDCGTVFSRRDSFITHRAFCDALAEENARSHTVVKDISENDSKVLIGDSPPPQPVAATVAATTAAATTTTTTTTITSTTQANSVMSSCLQTHNLDLPENNPPQVIEEPQAATATAISGSCGSSSSCSTSNGGATCNSNSSSSVFASLFASSTASVTLQSQTPAFSDLIRAMGPPEHPADQISGPSSEAISLCLSTTSASPIFATGGRQYASSSPHPAMSATALLQKAAQMGAAATNASLLRGLGIVSSSPLDSTSSGQQNVLQWGHQQQLEPESGSVAAAGLGLGLPCEDGGSGLKELMMGTSSMFGPKHTTLDFLGLGMAAGGTAGGGLSALITSIGGGLDVTAAFGNGDFSGKDIGSSS is encoded by the exons ATGACGGTCGATTTGGACAACGCTTCCACCGCTTCAGGTGAAGCAGCCAGTGTCTCTTCCTCCGGCAATCAGACAAAACCCGCCGCTCCAAAGAAAAAACGAAACCTCCCGGGCATGCCAG ATCCGGAGGCAGAGGTGATCGCTCTCTCGCCCAAGACTCTCTTAGCGACGAACCGTTTCGTGTGCGAGATATGCAACAAAGGATTCCAGAGAGACCAGAATCTGCAGCTCCACCGCCGGGGTCACAACCTGCCGTGGAAGCTGCGGCAGAGGTCTAGCAAGGAGGTCAGAAAGAGAGTGTACGTGTGCCCCGAGCCCACGTGCGTGCACCACGACCCTTCCAGAGCGTTGGGGGACTTGACGGGGATTAAGAAGCACTTCTGCAGAAAGCACGGCGAGAAGAAGTGGAAATGCGATAAGTGCTCCAAGAAGTACGCGGTTCAGTCCGATTGGAAGGCGCACTCTAAAGTCTGCGGCACAAGAGAGTATAAGTGCGACTGCGGAACCGTTTTCTCCAG GAGGGATAGCTTCATCACGCATAGGGCGTTTTGCGATGCTTTGGCGGAGGAGAACGCCAGATCTCACACTGTTGTAAAAGATATTTCGGAGAATGATTCCAAGGTTTTAATCGGTGATTCGCCACCCCCGCAGCCTGTTGCAGCCACGGTGGCTGCTACTACTGCTGCtgctaccaccaccaccaccactactACTATTACTTCTACTACGCAGGCAAATAGTGTTATGTCCTCTTGTTTGCAGACGCATAACCTAG ATTTGCCAGAAAACAATCCCCCACAAGTCATTGAGGAGCCACAGGCTGCTACTGCTACTGCTATAAGTGGGAGCTGTGGCAGCAGCAGCTCCTGCTCAACTAGCAATGGTGGTGCTACTTGTAATAGTAACAGTAGTAGTAGTGTGTTTGCGAGTTTGTTTGCTTCTTCAACAGCATCTGTGACCCTACAATCTCAAACACCAGCATTCAGTGACTTGATTAGAGCCATGGGGCCTCCGGAACACCCTGCGGATCAAATCTCGGGTCCTTCATCCGAGGCGATCTCTCTTTGCCTCTCCACCACTAGTGCCTCACCAATCTTCGCAACAGGTGGCCGGCAGTATGCGTCGTCTTCACCGCACCCGGCCATGTCAGCCACTGCATTGCTGCAGAAGGCAGCACAAATGGGTGCTGCTGCCACAAACGCCTCCCTTCTTCGCGGGCTTGGCATTGTGTCATCGTCACCTTTAGATTCCACCTCGTCGGGACAGCAAAATGTCCTGCAATGGGGCCACCAACAGCAGTTGGAACCCGAGAGTGGCTCGGTCGCTGCAGCAGGGCTAGGACTTGGTCTTCCATGTGAAGATGGTGGTTCTGGACTAAAGGAATTGATGATGGGAACTTCCTCAATGTTTGGTCCTAAACACACCACTCTTGATTTTCTAGGATTGGGGATGGCTGCCGGTGGCACTGCTGGTGGAGGCTTATCTGCACTTATCACATCTATTGGGGGTGGTTTGGATGTAACTGCAGCCTTTGGCAATGGAGATTTTTCTGGCAAAGATATTGGAAGTAGCTCTTGA